From Xylocopilactobacillus apis, a single genomic window includes:
- a CDS encoding ABC transporter ATP-binding protein yields MIIDVENLVKRYRELTALNHVDLQVQEGDILGLLGPNGSGKSTMINCILSLLSYDRGEIKVFDQTMKPDSYAIKQRIGIVPQELAFFKELTVQENISYYCGLYIKDRAQAAKNVAQAIELVGLQDFTKFYPKQLSGGLARRLNIACGIAHQPELIFLDEPTVAVDPQSRNRILESIKELNRNGATIVYTTHYMEEVEFLCNQIVILDHGSVIAKGTSDELKAMVKANEKIVMTVPLITKVQEADLLKLPAVQELNYADQILEITSIDLEQTMLPVLEYLQQAKVAYADLHTKEVTLNDVFLTITGRELRDEA; encoded by the coding sequence ATGATTATTGACGTTGAAAATTTGGTCAAACGCTATCGGGAGTTAACAGCGCTCAATCACGTGGATCTGCAAGTCCAAGAAGGTGACATTCTTGGCTTGTTAGGACCAAACGGCAGTGGTAAATCGACAATGATTAATTGTATTTTATCACTACTTAGTTATGATCGGGGTGAAATCAAAGTTTTTGATCAAACGATGAAGCCTGATAGCTATGCAATTAAACAGCGAATCGGGATTGTACCTCAAGAGCTGGCGTTTTTTAAAGAACTAACCGTGCAGGAAAATATTAGCTACTATTGTGGTTTATACATCAAAGACCGCGCTCAGGCTGCAAAAAATGTGGCCCAAGCGATCGAATTAGTCGGATTGCAGGACTTTACTAAGTTTTATCCTAAGCAGCTGAGTGGTGGCTTGGCTCGACGTCTTAATATTGCTTGTGGAATTGCGCACCAACCTGAATTGATATTTTTAGATGAACCGACGGTTGCTGTGGATCCGCAAAGTCGGAATCGAATTTTGGAAAGCATTAAAGAATTAAATCGTAATGGGGCGACAATTGTTTATACGACTCACTACATGGAAGAAGTCGAGTTTTTGTGTAATCAAATTGTGATTTTAGATCATGGCTCGGTCATTGCTAAGGGTACTTCAGACGAACTTAAAGCAATGGTCAAAGCTAACGAAAAGATTGTCATGACGGTTCCATTGATTACCAAAGTGCAAGAAGCTGATTTGTTGAAGCTGCCAGCAGTGCAAGAACTTAACTATGCTGATCAAATTTTAGAAATTACCAGTATTGATCTTGAGCAAACGATGCTTCCCGTGCTTGAATATTTGCAGCAGGCCAAAGTTGCTTACGCCGATCTTCATACCAAAGAGGTGACGCTAAACGATGTGTTCTTAACAATTACCGGTCGTGAATTGAGGGACGAAGCATGA
- a CDS encoding ABC transporter permease, translating into MMRHLVYYRVKVLLGNRFLLFWTLVFPLVMGLFFKMVFSNLDQIQMLDNGIPVAVVGSDRELRHGLTEVKNKNKPVFKVSHLSRAEAQKKLTAGDLEGYYDTNSQPIKLVIAQNGSEQNILKEILSRYEQNRAMFTELAKSGKVNPVNLKVSDDHYTVNQAKSRNFSIMSFYFFTLIAMAVGYGVQFGLRNAEDEQADQSENGIRLTLTPIPKIRVVISNLIAALIVFYAIVLIVLAVFHWGYQVDFGNRWGLILLVCLMGSVLQICLGKFIGNLMSKQSNSQKLGVVSLMVSLLTILAGMMGTQSIKH; encoded by the coding sequence ATGATGAGACACTTAGTTTATTACCGAGTTAAAGTTTTGCTTGGTAACCGTTTTTTGCTTTTTTGGACACTGGTGTTCCCTTTAGTCATGGGACTTTTCTTCAAAATGGTATTTAGTAATTTAGACCAGATCCAAATGTTAGATAACGGTATCCCAGTTGCAGTTGTGGGCAGTGATCGGGAACTTCGGCATGGTTTAACTGAGGTAAAAAATAAAAATAAGCCAGTTTTTAAGGTGAGCCACTTAAGCCGAGCAGAAGCTCAAAAGAAATTAACTGCAGGAGATCTGGAGGGATATTACGATACAAATTCTCAACCGATTAAATTAGTGATTGCTCAAAATGGTTCCGAACAAAATATTTTAAAGGAAATTCTGAGCCGCTACGAGCAAAATCGGGCGATGTTTACGGAATTGGCAAAGTCTGGCAAAGTGAATCCTGTAAATCTGAAGGTGTCAGATGATCACTATACTGTTAATCAAGCCAAAAGTCGTAATTTTAGCATTATGAGTTTTTATTTCTTTACTTTAATTGCGATGGCGGTCGGCTATGGCGTGCAATTTGGTCTGCGTAATGCCGAAGACGAGCAGGCGGATCAATCAGAAAACGGCATTCGGCTTACTTTAACGCCGATTCCGAAAATACGGGTGGTCATCAGTAATTTAATTGCAGCGCTAATTGTATTTTATGCGATCGTCTTGATCGTTTTAGCAGTTTTCCATTGGGGCTATCAGGTCGATTTTGGCAATCGTTGGGGGTTGATTCTCCTAGTTTGTTTGATGGGGAGTGTTTTGCAAATTTGTTTGGGCAAATTTATCGGTAATTTAATGAGTAAGCAAAGCAATTCTCAAAAACTCGGGGTTGTGAGTCTGATGGTATCGTTATTAACTATCCTTGCTGGGATGATGGGCACTCAGAGTATCAAACATTGA
- a CDS encoding ABC transporter permease — protein sequence MSVYKTILRVLIKNIGELLLAFGVTLLILVILTFQQKGSSDQVAKVAVITTKKSDLANSLTEYLGHQQKVVKIKDQSQKGIDDAIFFQTADYILYLPADFEEQVKSGQKPKLKTQVRPGTYTKELVDSNVDQYLNTLRLYQTKLPDLKWDQLLTKTSRTLSKQGKVKLDESYEKREKQSRASNIYNLVAYGIFIIIFGAFSTVNLVFNRKEIKVRNQCSPLKPRELSTQINRGLSTYLIATSAIFLFLIFISAGLSFNKVTLLFILNSLIFILSIVTLSSLITSLFKNEQALNGFQNIYGLGSCFLGGVFVSSSLLPDFVGKIACFTPVYWFTKNNDLIGDTVNFNANFYQSFGQSMLIVVGFAAAFWTLQILSGRSRKAR from the coding sequence ATGTCAGTTTATAAGACGATTTTAAGAGTTTTGATCAAAAATATTGGCGAACTTTTGCTGGCATTTGGAGTTACGTTGTTGATTCTTGTAATTTTAACCTTTCAACAAAAAGGTTCTTCTGATCAAGTGGCAAAAGTTGCGGTAATTACGACTAAAAAAAGTGATCTCGCTAATTCGTTAACTGAGTATCTAGGGCACCAGCAAAAGGTTGTTAAAATCAAAGATCAGAGTCAAAAGGGGATTGATGATGCGATATTTTTTCAAACTGCGGATTACATTTTATACTTGCCCGCAGATTTTGAAGAACAAGTAAAGTCAGGTCAGAAACCTAAGCTCAAAACGCAAGTTCGTCCGGGGACTTATACCAAAGAGTTGGTCGATAGTAACGTTGATCAATATTTAAATACTTTACGTCTGTACCAAACGAAATTGCCCGATTTAAAATGGGATCAACTTTTAACTAAGACGAGCCGGACTTTGAGCAAGCAGGGAAAAGTTAAACTTGATGAATCCTACGAAAAGCGGGAAAAACAGAGTAGGGCGTCAAACATTTACAATTTAGTTGCCTACGGGATTTTTATCATTATTTTTGGGGCATTTAGCACAGTTAATTTAGTCTTTAACCGCAAGGAAATTAAAGTGCGCAACCAGTGTTCACCGCTTAAACCACGCGAATTATCTACGCAGATTAATCGAGGATTGTCGACCTATCTGATTGCGACAAGCGCCATCTTCTTGTTCCTGATTTTCATTTCCGCGGGGCTAAGTTTTAATAAAGTAACCTTGTTATTTATTCTCAATTCTTTGATTTTTATCCTTTCAATTGTCACGCTATCGAGCTTAATTACTAGTTTATTTAAAAATGAGCAGGCGTTAAATGGTTTTCAGAACATTTATGGTTTAGGAAGTTGCTTTTTGGGCGGAGTGTTTGTTTCGAGCAGTCTGCTGCCTGATTTTGTTGGCAAAATTGCCTGCTTCACACCAGTTTATTGGTTTACGAAAAATAATGATTTAATTGGTGATACGGTTAATTTTAATGCGAATTTTTACCAATCATTTGGACAGTCGATGCTAATTGTTGTTGGTTTTGCAGCAGCATTTTGGACGCTGCAGATTTTAAGTGGAAGATCAAGAAAAGCACGATAA
- a CDS encoding M13-type metalloendopeptidase: protein MKNSIIPRIQDNLYGAVNGSWQQHAQIRPDRNFAGVTTDIDLKIRSQLIADLKEGDQVAKSDNFTRAAQLFSKARDFERRNREGIDPILANLKKILDLQNLDDFQNHLPSWIEDSFYHPIRLGVAPSILDSNRYQVNISAPETILPDVMMYEHPEQSEPLINLFTTMATNLIAFTPLTLAEQKQFVDDTLAFDRLIASFKLTSVELAEMNNLDHEIGVAELAEHVSAFDIRRVLKTIFHLEPETVNVYDQKYLLNFDQVFNSKTFILWQHWAYVLEIINHSDYLSQEIRSIGSQFNMIALGQESLSSEDEHAYDVTNEIFDEVLGRHYGQKYFGSDSKATVTKLAQTLIKTYRIQLQNNSWLSESTKKKAIKKLETMTLKVGYPEQLSDLYDQLEISPTLSLSKTIDNCRRIAIKYNFTRLNQPVDRTEWGMPAQMVNAQYNSSFNDITILAGILQPPFYDTDSDESTNLGGIGCTIAHEISHAFDNNGAFFDELGNKNDWWQARDYKNFEKYVDKMIQQFDGIESFGGKVNGQLVVSENIADNAGLNAALQLMKNLEHPDYQKFFKNYARSWRIKYRPEFAKILLFVEVHAPFELRTNIPVTNFSEWYEAFNVTSGDRMYRCPEDRLIIW, encoded by the coding sequence ATGAAAAATTCAATAATCCCAAGGATTCAAGATAATCTATACGGTGCGGTTAATGGGAGCTGGCAGCAGCATGCTCAAATTAGACCCGATCGTAATTTTGCAGGTGTGACGACTGATATAGATTTAAAAATTCGCAGTCAGCTCATTGCTGATTTAAAAGAGGGGGATCAGGTCGCAAAATCGGATAACTTCACCAGAGCAGCGCAGTTATTTAGTAAGGCTCGTGATTTTGAACGGCGTAACCGAGAGGGGATCGACCCAATTTTAGCGAATTTGAAGAAAATTTTGGATTTGCAAAATTTGGACGACTTCCAGAACCATCTGCCTAGTTGGATCGAAGATTCTTTTTATCATCCAATTAGACTGGGTGTCGCCCCTTCTATTCTCGATTCTAACCGTTACCAAGTAAATATTTCTGCTCCAGAAACAATTCTTCCCGATGTCATGATGTATGAACACCCAGAACAAAGCGAACCGCTTATAAATCTTTTTACCACAATGGCAACCAATCTCATAGCTTTTACACCGCTAACTCTAGCCGAACAAAAACAGTTTGTTGATGACACACTTGCTTTTGACCGCTTAATTGCATCATTTAAACTCACTTCGGTCGAGCTAGCTGAAATGAATAATTTAGATCACGAGATTGGGGTAGCTGAATTAGCTGAACATGTTTCGGCTTTTGATATTAGACGGGTTTTAAAAACCATTTTCCATCTTGAGCCTGAAACGGTTAATGTTTATGATCAAAAATATTTGCTGAATTTCGACCAAGTTTTTAATTCAAAAACGTTTATTCTTTGGCAGCATTGGGCTTATGTTTTAGAAATTATTAACCATAGTGATTATTTAAGCCAAGAAATCAGATCGATTGGATCACAGTTCAATATGATTGCTTTGGGACAAGAATCCTTAAGTTCAGAGGATGAACATGCTTATGATGTGACCAATGAAATTTTTGATGAAGTGCTTGGTCGCCATTATGGACAGAAATATTTTGGTTCTGATTCAAAAGCGACAGTTACAAAGTTAGCTCAGACATTGATTAAAACGTATCGCATTCAACTTCAAAACAATTCATGGCTGAGTGAATCAACCAAAAAGAAGGCAATAAAGAAACTTGAGACAATGACTCTAAAGGTGGGATATCCTGAACAGCTATCTGATCTTTACGATCAGTTAGAAATTTCACCAACCCTCTCATTAAGTAAAACGATAGATAATTGTCGTCGAATTGCGATTAAATATAATTTTACTCGTTTGAATCAACCGGTTGATCGAACAGAGTGGGGCATGCCTGCGCAAATGGTCAACGCTCAATATAACAGTTCGTTTAATGATATAACGATTCTTGCAGGAATTTTACAGCCTCCATTTTACGATACCGATTCTGATGAAAGCACTAATTTAGGTGGGATCGGTTGTACGATTGCCCATGAGATTAGTCACGCTTTTGATAATAACGGTGCGTTTTTTGATGAACTCGGAAACAAAAATGACTGGTGGCAAGCGAGAGATTACAAAAATTTTGAAAAATATGTGGACAAGATGATTCAACAATTCGATGGGATTGAAAGTTTTGGTGGTAAAGTTAACGGGCAGCTGGTAGTCAGTGAGAATATCGCTGATAATGCAGGATTAAATGCAGCCTTGCAGCTCATGAAAAATCTTGAGCATCCCGATTATCAGAAGTTTTTTAAAAATTATGCTCGCAGTTGGCGGATTAAATATCGACCAGAATTTGCCAAAATTCTACTGTTTGTAGAAGTTCATGCGCCTTTTGAGCTCAGGACGAATATCCCCGTAACTAATTTTTCTGAATGGTACGAAGCTTTTAACGTTACTTCAGGTGACCGAATGTATCGTTGCCCAGAAGATCGTTTGATTATTTGGTAA
- a CDS encoding glycosyltransferase family 2 protein has product MNPFWQTSTTTFNILFLILISYPILGGIAWFVGVLCYKFIFKHQQREWVEIPKDIEPMITIMVPAHNEHVTIKHTIDYLMNELNYSNYEVLVTDDGSTDDTPQILQSLQEQYPKLRVIHIEKNKGKAHAFNIGLAFAKGELILSNDADTVPEPDALKKYVNYFIRQDSQNIAAVTANMDVQNRNKLIAKSQTVEFSSIVGIIKRTETGVFGGIYAYSGANTMYRKSALIDVGLFRQDRATEDISVAWDQQLRGWLAAFAPDIMFYMNVPETAKNLYRQRKRWAKGGTEVWLTNFSKILRHPLENIGRTLMFIDQSFSIIWSFFFWLSTIYFVGLVIRDLAANSGSELIHLLTMALVFVCFEMIAGALQLTASLIIDDRGRKFAYILFAPLYMLWWWIMNALTIVTTFIPAIKTILGHGSGTWVSPTRE; this is encoded by the coding sequence ATGAATCCTTTTTGGCAGACAAGTACCACTACTTTTAATATTTTGTTTTTAATCTTGATTTCTTATCCTATCTTAGGCGGGATTGCTTGGTTCGTTGGAGTTCTTTGTTATAAGTTTATTTTTAAACATCAGCAAAGAGAATGGGTTGAAATCCCAAAAGATATTGAGCCAATGATTACGATCATGGTTCCCGCACACAATGAACACGTGACGATTAAACACACGATTGATTATTTAATGAACGAGCTTAATTACAGTAACTATGAAGTATTAGTTACTGACGATGGATCGACAGATGATACGCCCCAGATTCTTCAAAGCCTTCAGGAGCAATATCCGAAGTTACGAGTTATTCACATCGAAAAAAATAAAGGTAAAGCCCATGCTTTTAACATCGGATTAGCTTTTGCCAAAGGAGAACTAATTCTTAGTAACGACGCTGATACTGTGCCAGAGCCGGATGCTTTAAAGAAGTATGTTAATTATTTTATTCGGCAAGATTCTCAGAATATTGCAGCCGTTACTGCGAATATGGATGTGCAGAATAGAAACAAGCTGATTGCTAAATCTCAAACAGTAGAATTCTCAAGTATTGTTGGAATTATTAAAAGAACGGAAACTGGTGTTTTTGGCGGCATTTATGCTTATAGTGGCGCCAACACGATGTATCGCAAGAGTGCTTTAATTGATGTTGGATTGTTTCGCCAAGATCGCGCAACTGAAGATATCAGTGTTGCTTGGGATCAACAGTTAAGAGGTTGGCTGGCCGCTTTTGCTCCTGACATTATGTTTTATATGAATGTGCCCGAAACGGCTAAAAATCTTTATCGCCAACGAAAGCGCTGGGCGAAAGGCGGAACTGAAGTTTGGTTAACTAATTTTAGTAAAATTCTGCGCCATCCATTAGAAAATATTGGTCGAACATTGATGTTTATCGATCAGAGCTTTAGCATTATCTGGTCATTCTTCTTCTGGCTTTCCACAATTTACTTTGTTGGTTTAGTAATTAGGGATCTTGCAGCTAATAGCGGCAGCGAACTTATTCACTTGCTCACAATGGCATTAGTTTTTGTATGTTTTGAAATGATTGCCGGAGCACTGCAGTTAACAGCATCTCTTATCATCGATGATCGTGGGAGAAAATTTGCCTATATATTATTTGCCCCACTCTACATGCTTTGGTGGTGGATTATGAATGCCCTCACTATCGTCACAACTTTTATCCCTGCAATCAAAACCATTTTAGGCCATGGATCTGGGACTTGGGTTAGTCCGACGCGGGAATAG
- a CDS encoding cell division protein produces the protein MKNRNAKLVNDDYFKQGHWGLKICQTLVAIIGWCGVLFPFFWVLSPIWWPSFAKKINIAHYADEIQLLKFLGLFFIGYFIFIVIFYFCVTLWNNRRFSHTLDRYTVPDQEKLKNREQVLEEAWKERFGSIEQRHELKFYSVPPEKNLDTHFTERLFKEHEV, from the coding sequence TTGAAAAACAGAAATGCAAAATTAGTTAATGATGATTACTTCAAACAGGGACATTGGGGTTTAAAAATTTGTCAAACACTAGTGGCAATTATTGGATGGTGTGGTGTCCTATTTCCTTTTTTCTGGGTCTTGTCACCTATTTGGTGGCCGTCTTTTGCCAAGAAAATCAACATTGCCCATTATGCTGATGAAATTCAATTATTAAAATTTTTAGGCCTATTTTTTATTGGTTATTTTATTTTTATTGTAATTTTCTATTTTTGCGTGACGTTATGGAATAATCGACGTTTCTCGCATACTTTAGATCGCTATACTGTTCCTGACCAAGAAAAGTTAAAAAATCGCGAACAAGTATTAGAAGAAGCCTGGAAAGAGCGCTTTGGCTCAATCGAACAGCGCCATGAATTGAAATTTTATAGCGTTCCACCTGAAAAAAATCTAGATACTCATTTTACGGAAAGACTTTTTAAGGAACACGAGGTATAA
- a CDS encoding flavodoxin family protein, protein MNEPKTLIVYYSRSGNTKAVAKIIQSKVGGDLVQIETSDPRPTNYRKEVEQNVQEQNNNTLPKLKTSIKNFNSYKRIFIGTPTWNMALPQAVVTFLNSYDFSKKTVIPFNTNGGYGIGSTFDQIKKGAKGADVLHGYSVKGGEEIDGILLTIKDQKKVKVSKEVDSWLKRIRVK, encoded by the coding sequence ATGAATGAACCCAAAACATTAATTGTGTATTACTCTAGATCTGGAAATACTAAAGCTGTTGCAAAAATAATTCAAAGTAAAGTCGGTGGTGATTTAGTTCAAATTGAAACAAGTGATCCTCGGCCAACTAACTATCGAAAAGAAGTTGAACAAAATGTCCAAGAACAAAATAACAATACTTTACCAAAATTAAAAACAAGTATTAAAAATTTCAATAGTTATAAAAGAATTTTTATTGGAACTCCAACATGGAACATGGCATTACCACAAGCTGTCGTTACATTTTTGAATAGCTACGATTTCTCTAAAAAAACAGTCATTCCTTTCAATACAAATGGTGGTTATGGAATTGGGTCGACCTTCGATCAGATTAAAAAAGGTGCCAAAGGAGCGGACGTGCTTCATGGATATTCAGTAAAAGGCGGCGAAGAAATCGATGGAATCTTACTCACCATAAAAGATCAAAAAAAAGTCAAAGTATCAAAAGAAGTAGATTCATGGCTCAAAAGAATTCGAGTTAAATAA
- a CDS encoding NAD(P)H-binding protein — protein MKNILIIGAGGQIPKVLIPKILEQNDLNLTLFGRSAANLPYKNSVKISGDANNQSDLVKAMKNQDLIYMNFDDKIITEAVIEAMHKTAVKRIIQAGVLSVYGEVAEPFASWNSQMMGGPIAKNRGVEALEQSDLDYTYMRMTWLYDGERDDYVASPKGEPFLGAQITRRAIAHFVMDNINRKRNDLKSSIGLWEPGSENKPKPDFY, from the coding sequence ATGAAAAATATTCTTATTATTGGGGCCGGGGGACAAATTCCAAAAGTTTTGATTCCCAAAATTTTAGAACAAAACGATCTCAATTTAACATTATTTGGAAGATCAGCAGCAAATTTACCTTACAAAAATTCAGTCAAAATTTCTGGTGATGCCAACAATCAATCAGACTTGGTTAAAGCCATGAAAAATCAAGATCTAATTTATATGAACTTTGACGATAAAATAATCACCGAGGCAGTAATCGAAGCTATGCATAAAACTGCAGTAAAGCGAATCATTCAAGCTGGTGTTTTAAGTGTCTACGGGGAAGTGGCAGAGCCATTTGCCAGTTGGAATAGTCAAATGATGGGTGGTCCTATCGCTAAAAACAGAGGGGTTGAAGCATTAGAGCAAAGCGATTTAGATTATACATATATGAGAATGACCTGGTTATATGATGGTGAAAGGGATGATTATGTTGCAAGTCCAAAAGGAGAGCCTTTTCTAGGAGCCCAAATAACAAGACGGGCAATTGCACATTTTGTAATGGATAATATTAACAGAAAGCGTAATGATCTAAAGTCCAGTATTGGATTGTGGGAACCGGGCTCAGAAAACAAACCTAAACCTGACTTTTATTAA
- a CDS encoding MerR family transcriptional regulator has product MNIKKAAQMFNLSIDTLRYYERIGVIPPIKRNDHGYRDYSTNDLNWIYLVKSLRGAGLSIESLIEFAHLSGLRNKANVEEAQKQILSDQLEELDKKISDLKKVRKLLVYKIETYDDHIAKFKIGEMNPNKTEKLWEINKGEQK; this is encoded by the coding sequence ATGAACATAAAAAAAGCTGCTCAAATGTTTAATCTAAGTATCGATACGCTGAGATACTATGAGCGAATTGGAGTAATTCCGCCCATTAAGCGAAACGACCATGGCTACCGTGACTATTCAACAAATGATTTAAATTGGATTTACTTAGTAAAAAGTCTAAGGGGCGCTGGATTATCGATTGAATCTTTAATTGAATTTGCTCATTTATCTGGTTTAAGAAATAAGGCAAACGTTGAAGAAGCACAAAAACAGATTCTATCTGACCAATTAGAAGAACTCGATAAAAAAATCAGTGACTTAAAGAAAGTTAGAAAATTGTTAGTTTACAAGATAGAAACCTATGATGATCACATTGCAAAATTTAAAATTGGGGAAATGAATCCCAATAAAACCGAAAAATTATGGGAAATAAATAAAGGAGAACAAAAATGA
- a CDS encoding MarR family winged helix-turn-helix transcriptional regulator — protein sequence MNTKSFLRFEIGFYRLKRRLLQEFLKPYELKAFDSMLLVTVLMHPGCSQSDIIQHVMADETSIARGLRNLERQNLITRCEDPDNHRKKLVNPTTKAQEVFDEFNSFLKLWNQLIFKNFNEQEQNDLEKLISKMELNLKEMNYQELLNEFQNKNKK from the coding sequence ATGAATACTAAGTCTTTTTTGCGTTTTGAAATTGGTTTTTACCGCTTAAAACGCCGCTTGCTGCAAGAATTTTTGAAACCATATGAGTTAAAAGCATTTGATAGTATGCTGCTTGTTACTGTATTGATGCATCCCGGATGCAGTCAAAGTGACATTATTCAACATGTCATGGCTGATGAGACAAGCATTGCGCGTGGGCTCAGAAATCTTGAACGTCAAAATCTTATTACACGTTGTGAAGATCCTGATAACCATCGAAAGAAATTAGTTAACCCAACGACAAAGGCACAGGAAGTTTTTGATGAATTCAATAGTTTCTTAAAACTTTGGAACCAGCTTATCTTCAAGAATTTTAACGAGCAAGAACAAAATGATTTAGAAAAATTAATATCAAAAATGGAATTAAATTTAAAAGAAATGAATTATCAAGAATTATTAAATGAATTCCAAAATAAAAACAAAAAATGA
- a CDS encoding MDR family MFS transporter: MDQTVDINGKPFNKIALVVTLLCGTFCTVLNGTILATAFPTLMRNFNISASTVQWLTTGFMMVNGVMIPVSAWISTRINSKILYISAMSTFLIGTIICYFSGSFQMLLAGRLIQGVAVGITMPLMQTIILTIFPPEKRGIAMGLGGLVIGLAPAIGPTLSGWVIDNWTWRDLFGIIIPIVILVIIVSFFTMRSVLKISHNSIDVLSIIESTLGFGSLLYGFSSVGDHGWGSPMVYGTIILGIIFIALFVFRQLHLKIPFLQLRVFQSPEFALSVVLSSVTNMAMMGVEMILPLYLQMVKGLSAFHSGLALLLGALIMGVMSPVTGAAFDKYGAKRLATTGMFFLTAGTIPFIFITKDTSTLYIVALYAFRMFGISMVNMPVTTSGMNSLPFNLISHGTAVNNTTRQVFTSMGTAILVSVLTNVTNNLKPAQSVLSATPMLYKDKMLNATITGYRAAFGVAVLFCVVTFCLSFKLKDKQTSADLPLGGESK, translated from the coding sequence ATGGATCAAACTGTTGATATTAATGGGAAGCCTTTCAATAAAATTGCTTTAGTAGTCACATTACTTTGTGGGACGTTTTGTACCGTTTTAAACGGAACAATTCTTGCAACCGCTTTTCCAACTTTAATGAGAAATTTTAATATATCGGCTTCAACAGTCCAGTGGTTAACTACTGGTTTTATGATGGTAAATGGAGTCATGATTCCAGTTAGTGCCTGGATTAGTACTCGGATTAACTCAAAAATTCTTTATATAAGTGCGATGAGTACATTTTTAATCGGAACAATTATTTGTTATTTCTCCGGCAGTTTTCAAATGTTACTTGCCGGTCGCTTAATTCAAGGTGTTGCGGTCGGAATTACAATGCCTTTAATGCAGACAATAATTTTAACAATTTTCCCGCCTGAAAAAAGGGGAATTGCGATGGGTCTGGGGGGACTTGTTATTGGTTTAGCTCCGGCTATTGGCCCAACACTTTCTGGTTGGGTAATTGATAATTGGACTTGGCGTGATTTATTTGGGATTATTATTCCGATTGTGATTCTGGTCATAATCGTGAGCTTCTTCACGATGCGTTCAGTTTTGAAAATATCTCACAATTCAATCGATGTTCTCTCAATAATAGAATCAACACTTGGTTTCGGCAGTTTATTATACGGATTTTCTTCAGTCGGAGATCACGGCTGGGGTTCACCCATGGTTTATGGAACAATCATCTTAGGGATAATATTTATTGCACTTTTTGTTTTTCGCCAACTGCATCTAAAAATTCCATTCCTCCAATTACGAGTGTTTCAGTCCCCAGAATTTGCTCTGTCGGTGGTGTTGTCATCGGTTACCAATATGGCAATGATGGGAGTCGAAATGATTTTGCCGCTTTATCTGCAAATGGTTAAAGGATTATCTGCATTTCATTCCGGACTTGCTTTATTGTTAGGTGCATTAATTATGGGGGTTATGAGTCCGGTAACTGGGGCCGCTTTTGATAAATACGGAGCAAAAAGGCTCGCAACTACAGGCATGTTTTTCTTAACTGCCGGAACAATTCCTTTTATCTTCATTACAAAAGATACATCAACTCTCTATATTGTGGCACTTTACGCATTTAGAATGTTTGGTATTTCAATGGTTAATATGCCGGTCACGACTTCTGGAATGAATTCTCTGCCGTTTAATCTAATTAGCCATGGCACAGCCGTTAATAACACGACTCGTCAAGTATTTACCTCAATGGGGACGGCAATTTTGGTCAGTGTGTTAACTAACGTCACTAATAATTTGAAACCTGCTCAAAGCGTGTTATCTGCAACTCCAATGTTGTATAAGGATAAAATGCTGAATGCAACAATTACGGGTTACAGAGCAGCCTTTGGAGTGGCCGTGTTATTTTGTGTAGTTACATTTTGTTTGTCGTTTAAATTAAAGGATAAACAGACCTCAGCTGATTTACCGCTAGGAGGTGAATCTAAATGA